A region from the Vicia villosa cultivar HV-30 ecotype Madison, WI linkage group LG3, Vvil1.0, whole genome shotgun sequence genome encodes:
- the LOC131658866 gene encoding uncharacterized protein LOC131658866 produces MCVKHLYGNWKKKHSGLVLKQAMWAAARATCVPMFHRAMEKLKLLKPDAWKDMADIPAKYWSRSHFKTFSKCDIQVNNMCEAFNRAILEHRDKPIITLLEGIKHYITKRITKQKTLLQDYEGVICPRIQLLIEKNKQEAQNWTPSWHGDDDLSIFGVTNGVETYYVNLKNESCSCRKWELYGIPCSHVISCIWSIRKKPEGYVSPYYSKLTFGKCYANIVFPNNGPQLWNNVDHVPMSPPVMRRAIGRPKKMRNKTYDEPKNPFVLPKKFGTVTCNKCGQDEHKKRSCKGKRAADRQIPKGGNKAKKAKTTNKAKKSKGKEKPVEIGQGSQAL; encoded by the exons ATGTGTGTCAAACACCTTTATGGTAATTGGAAGAAGAAACATTCTGGTTTGGTGCTTAAACAGGCCATGTGGGCAGCAGCTAGAGCTACTTGTGTTCCTATGTTTCATAGAGCAATGGAGAAGTTGAAGCTTCTAAAGCCAGATGCATGGAAGGACATGGCTGACATTCCTGCTAAATATTGGTCAAGATCTCATTTCAAGACATTTTCAAAGTGTGATATTCAGGTTAATAACATGTGTGAGGCATTTAACAGGGCAATTTTAGAGCATCGAGACAAGCCAATCATAACACTTTTGGAAGGAATCAAGCATTATATCACAAAGAGGATAACTAAACAGAAGACACTATTACAGGACTATGAGGGTGTTATATGTCCTAGAATCCAATTGCTCATAGAGAAGAACAAACAGGAGGCACAAAACTGGACCCCTTCTTGGCATGGTGATGATGACTTATCCATCTTTGGAGTTACCAATGGAGTTGAGACTTACTATGTCAATCTGAAAAATGAATCATGTAGCTGCAGAAAATGGGAGTTGTATGGAATCCCATGCAGTCATGTTATCTCTTGCATTTGGAGCATTAGGAAAAAACCTGAAGGATATGTGTCTCCATATTATAG CAAGCTTACATTTGGAAAGTGCTATGCTAACATTGTGTTTCCAAATAATGGACCACAACTTTGGAACAATGTTGACCATGTGCCAATGTCTCCTCCTGTCATGAGAAGGGCAATTGGCCGCCCTAAAAAGATGAGGAACAAAACATATGATGAGCCAAAGAATCCCTTTGTTCTTCCTAAGAAGTTTGGAACTGTCACTTGCAACAAATGTGGACAAGATGAACACAAAAAGAGGAGCTGTAAGGGAAAGAGGGCAGCTGATAGGCAGATACCTAAAGGGGGCAACAAGGCAAAGAAAGCTAAGACAACCAATAAGGCAAAGAAGAGTAAGGGAAAAGAAAAACCAGTTGAGATTGGTCAAGGATCTCAGGCACTTTAA